The following proteins are encoded in a genomic region of Gadus macrocephalus chromosome 19, ASM3116895v1:
- the LOC132448077 gene encoding C-type lectin domain family 4 member C-like, giving the protein MAEVIYTMPNMMTKARNTHGEREERIGDIYATIESLRDQHQDYVGTEESSNTLGTVRSQQLDPVSPPRCQIRGVVVLLVLLTVVLLAGLVGLAVQHKTISMKVEQLLQRLKNVTEQRDLLTLCNQDCPRYWDKFGCKCYSRQQGSWKKSRELCVSDGADLVVVDSEKEMDFINRYGGTIWLGATDEASDGLWRWVDGTVLSADNPSWGRGKPDGGREKNCLLNEHNSTIWLGVTDKACEAINWGLCEYNLMK; this is encoded by the coding sequence ATGGCTGAGGTGATTTACACCATGCCCAACATGATGACCAAGGCCAGGAacacacatggagagagagaggagaggataggggACATCTACGCTACCATTGAGAGCCTCAGAGATCAACACCAGGACTATGTGGGGACAGAGGAGTCCTCCAATACTCTGGGAACAGTAAGAAGTCAGCAGCTGGACCCTGTGAGCCCTCCTAGGTGTCAGATCAGAGGTGTGGTGGTGCTTCTGGTCCTGCTGACTGTTGTCCTGCTGGCTGGACTGGTTGGGTTGGCAGTGCAACACAAGACCATAAGCATGAAGGTGGAGCAACTTCTCCAAAGGCTGAAGAATGTGACCGAGCAGAGAGACTTACTGACCCTTTGTAACCAGGACTGTCCACGTTATTGGGATAAGTTTGGTTGTAAATGTTATTCCAGACAGCAGGGATCCTGGAAAAAGAGCAGGGAGCTCTGTGTTTCCGACGGAGCCGATCTGGTGGTTGTGGACAGTGAAAAGGAGATGGACTTCATCAACAGGTACGGCGGGACCATCTGGCTCGGAGCGACAGATGAGGCCAGTGATGGGTTGTGGAGATGGGTTGATGGGACCGTCCTGTCAGCGGATAACCCCTCCTGGGGAAGAGGGAAACCTGATGGTGGCAGGGAGAAGAACTGCTTATTAAATGAGCACAACAGTACCATCTGGCTCGGAGTGACAGATAAGGCCTGTGAAGCCATCAACTGGGGGCTTTGTGAATATAATTTAATGAAATGA